A single window of Kitasatospora sp. HUAS MG31 DNA harbors:
- a CDS encoding DUF4190 domain-containing protein, whose product MTTQAPPPESTDPWHAPAADSVPAPAAPYPAPAPVLWPPVPGPEPRNGLGVAAMVLGIVGMVLALTVVLFWFAWLPALVAVVLGVLGLRLCRRGAATNRGVALAGVILGVLALLVSGGVGTFVGMAVYQSVQADRAEQQRRAADEKARQLTFGQSYTTADGLKITVAKPETGAPRLSVLPADSGVRAVRVAVTVVNTTAEPRTMHAGLLYLKGPHGDAEDLYEGPGSHMSIDGTLKPGEQVVGNRTFALQPADFGRVQVDFVPDRATSQPVRWTGAL is encoded by the coding sequence GTGACCACCCAAGCCCCGCCGCCGGAGTCCACCGACCCCTGGCACGCCCCGGCAGCGGACTCCGTCCCGGCACCGGCCGCGCCGTACCCGGCGCCTGCCCCCGTACTCTGGCCGCCGGTGCCCGGCCCTGAGCCGCGGAACGGGCTGGGCGTTGCGGCGATGGTGCTCGGCATCGTCGGCATGGTGCTGGCGCTTACGGTGGTCCTGTTCTGGTTCGCCTGGCTGCCCGCCCTGGTGGCGGTGGTGCTCGGCGTGCTCGGGCTGCGACTGTGCCGCCGGGGTGCGGCGACCAACCGGGGTGTGGCGCTGGCCGGGGTGATCCTCGGGGTGCTGGCGCTGCTGGTCTCGGGCGGAGTCGGCACCTTCGTGGGGATGGCGGTCTACCAGTCCGTCCAGGCGGACCGGGCGGAGCAGCAGCGCCGGGCGGCTGACGAGAAGGCCCGTCAGCTGACCTTCGGTCAGAGCTACACCACCGCCGACGGCCTGAAGATCACCGTGGCCAAGCCGGAGACCGGGGCCCCGCGCCTGAGCGTCCTTCCCGCCGATTCGGGTGTGCGGGCCGTCCGGGTGGCGGTCACGGTGGTCAACACCACGGCCGAGCCGCGCACCATGCACGCGGGCCTGCTCTACCTGAAGGGCCCGCACGGCGACGCCGAGGACCTCTACGAGGGGCCCGGGAGCCACATGTCGATCGACGGCACCCTCAAGCCCGGCGAGCAGGTGGTCGGCAATCGCACCTTCGCGCTGCAGCCCGCCGACTTCGGCCGGGTCCAGGTCGATTTCGTCCCGGACCGGGCCACCTCCCAGCCCGTCCGGTGGACCGGCGCGCTCTGA
- a CDS encoding DUF3052 family protein, whose amino-acid sequence MASTVGVADKLGIEPKMLVQALGWVKDSDQTVRASVEERTGPKLLDGDACEVVDMVLLWWRDNDGDLVDPLVDALGPLAENGVIWAQRRPSGSAVRIAPSARRRNDGARPTRPARGRRGQ is encoded by the coding sequence ATGGCAAGCACGGTGGGCGTGGCGGACAAGCTCGGCATCGAACCGAAAATGCTGGTCCAGGCGCTGGGGTGGGTCAAGGACTCCGACCAGACGGTCCGCGCCTCGGTAGAGGAGCGCACCGGCCCGAAGCTCCTCGACGGGGACGCCTGCGAGGTCGTCGACATGGTCCTGCTGTGGTGGCGTGACAACGACGGTGACCTGGTGGACCCGCTCGTCGACGCGCTCGGCCCGCTGGCGGAGAACGGAGTGATCTGGGCGCAGCGTCGGCCGTCCGGCTCCGCTGTCCGGATCGCCCCCAGCGCCCGGCGGCGAAACGACGGCGCCCGACCGACAAGGCCGGCAAGGGGCCGTCGGGGTCAGTAG
- a CDS encoding alpha/beta fold hydrolase, giving the protein MRMVFVHGACVRDGSWWWHRTAELLQERGVPSVAPALPSCGEAGLPAGTGGPGLPEDVAAVRQALLDADEPTVVVAHSYGGIITAEAAAGIGSVRHLLLVSSYLPEVGQSLSDFGDGSPAPFLDIDPGAGTFEVRPELAVDTFLQDCDPVVQARAAHHLARQSLQVTGQPVGAAAWQQVPSTYLVCAQDRGTPPHRQREFARRAAGVVELDAGHHPFLSQPAAVRDLLLSL; this is encoded by the coding sequence ATGAGGATGGTGTTCGTGCATGGGGCGTGTGTGCGGGACGGGTCGTGGTGGTGGCACCGCACCGCCGAGCTGCTGCAGGAACGAGGGGTGCCGAGTGTGGCCCCGGCGCTGCCGAGCTGCGGCGAGGCGGGCCTGCCCGCAGGAACCGGCGGTCCGGGGCTGCCCGAGGACGTCGCAGCGGTGCGGCAGGCGCTGCTGGACGCCGACGAACCCACCGTCGTGGTCGCCCACAGCTACGGCGGCATCATCACCGCCGAAGCCGCCGCGGGAATCGGGTCGGTGCGCCACCTGCTGCTGGTCTCCAGCTACCTGCCCGAGGTCGGGCAGAGCCTGTCGGACTTCGGGGACGGCAGCCCCGCCCCCTTCCTCGACATCGACCCTGGCGCCGGCACCTTCGAGGTCCGGCCCGAGCTAGCCGTGGACACGTTCCTGCAGGACTGCGACCCCGTGGTCCAGGCGCGGGCGGCACACCACCTCGCTCGGCAGAGCTTGCAGGTGACCGGGCAGCCGGTCGGGGCGGCCGCCTGGCAGCAGGTGCCCTCCACGTACCTCGTCTGCGCTCAGGACCGGGGCACCCCGCCGCACCGACAGCGCGAGTTCGCCCGCCGGGCCGCCGGCGTCGTCGAACTCGACGCCGGCCACCACCCGTTCCTGTCCCAGCCCGCCGCGGTCCGGGACCTGCTGCTCAGCCTGTGA
- a CDS encoding TMEM175 family protein translates to MATDQATAGTTDSGRVEAFSDGVFAIAITLLILEINVPEAHNGSELWHALAEQWPSYCAYVVSFLVIGVMWVNHHTVFTYIARVDRTLVFLNLLLLLVVAALPFPTALVAENLREPDASNVAAAVYGMVMVAHAVTFVLFWYYVTRTGHCFDERVDVRAARATRARFSLGLIVYPVTVGLAFVSAALALAVHGALAVYYAFNQTPVPTREPGSRP, encoded by the coding sequence GTGGCGACGGATCAGGCGACGGCCGGGACGACCGACTCGGGACGGGTCGAGGCTTTCAGTGACGGCGTGTTCGCCATCGCGATCACCCTTCTGATCCTTGAGATCAACGTGCCCGAAGCCCACAACGGGAGCGAACTGTGGCACGCCCTCGCAGAGCAGTGGCCCTCGTACTGCGCCTACGTGGTCAGCTTCCTGGTGATCGGGGTGATGTGGGTCAACCACCACACCGTGTTCACCTACATCGCCCGTGTCGACCGCACCCTGGTCTTCCTCAACCTGCTGCTTCTCCTGGTGGTGGCCGCGCTTCCGTTCCCCACCGCGCTGGTCGCCGAGAACCTCCGCGAACCCGATGCCTCGAACGTCGCCGCCGCCGTGTACGGGATGGTGATGGTGGCTCATGCCGTCACCTTCGTCCTGTTCTGGTACTACGTCACCCGTACTGGCCACTGCTTCGACGAGCGTGTCGACGTCCGGGCCGCCCGCGCCACCCGTGCCCGCTTCAGTCTGGGCCTGATCGTCTACCCCGTCACCGTCGGCCTGGCCTTCGTTTCCGCGGCGCTCGCTCTCGCCGTCCACGGTGCGCTGGCCGTCTACTACGCGTTCAACCAGACGCCCGTTCCCACCCGAGAGCCCGGGAGCCGGCCGTGA
- a CDS encoding alpha/beta hydrolase family protein, whose protein sequence is MKSTYLAGKLRPVLRRLNVGTVLAVLAAATVTTGAASAEAVHRSDRGRLVSVQQMTTLAAKEDVAAALAAAGYDASTVRFGVDAYRLVYRTVDPGGRPITASGLLVLPRGGEHELRTVSFAHGTTSYRSDAPSSMVKAGFVSSPAITYASAGFAAVAPDYLGLGTGPGLHPWMDVPSETTASLDMLRAARAFVPRTGRALGHDVLVTGFSQGASAAMGLARALQAGDDRWFRLEAVAPVSGAYDFRHAELPALLDSSLDPKSSVLYAAYLLVAWNRLHHLYDSPDEVFQTPYGSTIEALFDGSHTGPQLFAGTPDTIDALLTPHGFEMLRHPTGSLAKALRVADSTCDWSPRVPVRLYVADADEQAANANTDHCEVTLRSHGANPAVVDLGIPDFAGSRHLGSNVAGTAAIVRWFSQLR, encoded by the coding sequence ATGAAATCCACCTACTTAGCAGGCAAACTACGGCCCGTGCTTCGCCGGCTGAACGTCGGGACAGTGCTGGCCGTCCTGGCCGCTGCGACCGTGACGACGGGAGCCGCCTCGGCGGAGGCGGTGCACCGGAGCGATCGCGGACGGTTGGTTTCCGTTCAGCAGATGACCACCCTGGCGGCGAAGGAGGATGTCGCCGCGGCACTGGCCGCCGCCGGGTACGACGCGAGTACGGTCCGGTTCGGAGTGGACGCCTACCGGCTGGTGTACCGAACCGTGGACCCCGGCGGCCGGCCGATCACCGCCAGCGGACTGCTGGTGCTGCCCCGCGGCGGCGAGCACGAGTTGCGGACGGTGTCATTCGCCCACGGCACGACCAGTTACCGGTCCGACGCCCCCTCCTCCATGGTCAAGGCCGGGTTCGTGTCCTCACCCGCCATCACGTACGCGTCCGCCGGGTTCGCCGCTGTCGCCCCGGACTACCTCGGTCTGGGCACCGGCCCGGGACTCCATCCCTGGATGGATGTGCCGTCGGAGACGACCGCCTCCCTGGACATGCTCAGGGCAGCCCGCGCCTTCGTTCCGCGTACGGGTCGGGCACTGGGACACGACGTGCTGGTCACCGGGTTCTCCCAGGGCGCCTCGGCGGCGATGGGACTCGCTCGGGCACTCCAGGCCGGCGACGACCGATGGTTCCGGCTCGAAGCCGTCGCACCGGTCAGCGGCGCCTACGACTTCCGGCACGCCGAACTGCCGGCACTGCTCGACAGCTCGCTCGACCCGAAATCAAGTGTGCTGTACGCGGCGTACCTTCTCGTCGCCTGGAACCGGCTGCACCATCTGTACGACTCCCCGGACGAGGTCTTCCAGACGCCGTACGGCAGCACGATCGAGGCACTGTTCGACGGTTCGCACACCGGTCCGCAACTCTTCGCCGGCACCCCCGACACCATCGACGCACTGCTCACCCCACACGGCTTCGAGATGCTGCGTCACCCGACCGGCAGCCTGGCCAAGGCACTCCGGGTGGCCGACAGCACCTGCGACTGGTCCCCACGCGTCCCGGTCCGCTTGTACGTGGCCGACGCGGACGAGCAGGCGGCCAACGCCAACACCGACCACTGCGAGGTCACGTTGCGATCGCACGGCGCGAACCCGGCGGTCGTCGACCTCGGCATCCCGGACTTCGCGGGTTCCAGGCACCTCGGCTCCAACGTCGCCGGCACGGCGGCCATCGTCCGCTGGTTCAGCCAACTGCGTTGA
- a CDS encoding glycosyl hydrolase family 28-related protein, with protein sequence MTVAGEGTRRRALLTGAVAGLAGLAAVGGAAEPATAAVATGGSDWFDVRSYGAIGDGTTDDTAAIQAALDAAKAAGGGTVYFPTGSYPVTPAGATPALTVGGNGIRLVGAGSKAAMLVKRTDGILLRMSGARRADTTGADHRRYCAIENLGLNGNHRTGLLLELYYNDNTYVRDVYLTSNNDICIDAVEFWDSRFYNLVVESSTGPAGSTAHPNVWLRNSSTSVPDAWGYSQDNVNQIHFTGCRWEAFGTGALWITQGPAATNNPNGIYLTDCKFETSQMQGGPHLKVDASCRGVYATNIYAYAGGFAPNWYAAQNIIAWAGTGSALENVLIANGPIATVNSGVDLYAGPGAVAVLRNVVGQYTTKPTGSHIYYESSSTGDFRIDGCYGTTGGQAGGAVPTRNEPNPPLRLIAGPVSDSSFTRTPPDGTMAVDTAAKRLYVRVGGAWRWTALNA encoded by the coding sequence ATGACTGTTGCGGGCGAGGGTACGAGGCGGCGAGCGCTGCTGACCGGTGCGGTCGCGGGTCTGGCTGGGCTGGCCGCCGTCGGCGGGGCGGCCGAGCCGGCGACCGCGGCGGTGGCGACGGGCGGGAGCGACTGGTTCGACGTCAGGTCGTACGGCGCGATCGGCGACGGGACGACCGACGACACCGCCGCGATCCAGGCCGCACTGGACGCCGCCAAAGCCGCGGGCGGCGGCACCGTGTACTTCCCGACCGGCAGCTATCCGGTCACGCCGGCCGGCGCCACTCCGGCACTGACCGTCGGCGGGAACGGGATCCGGCTGGTCGGCGCGGGAAGCAAGGCCGCCATGCTGGTCAAGCGCACCGACGGCATCCTGCTGCGGATGTCCGGCGCCCGCCGCGCGGACACCACCGGCGCCGACCACCGCCGGTACTGCGCGATCGAGAACCTAGGCCTCAACGGCAACCACCGGACCGGCCTGCTCCTGGAGCTCTACTACAACGACAACACCTACGTCCGCGACGTCTATCTGACCAGCAACAACGACATCTGCATCGATGCGGTGGAGTTCTGGGACTCGCGGTTCTACAACCTGGTGGTGGAATCCAGCACCGGCCCGGCCGGCAGCACCGCCCACCCGAACGTCTGGCTGCGCAACTCCTCGACCTCGGTGCCGGACGCTTGGGGCTACAGCCAGGACAACGTCAACCAGATCCACTTCACCGGCTGCCGCTGGGAGGCCTTCGGCACCGGTGCCCTGTGGATCACCCAGGGACCGGCCGCCACCAACAACCCGAACGGGATCTACCTCACCGACTGCAAGTTCGAGACCTCGCAGATGCAGGGCGGCCCGCACCTGAAGGTCGACGCGTCCTGCCGAGGTGTGTACGCGACCAACATCTACGCGTACGCCGGCGGCTTCGCGCCCAACTGGTACGCCGCGCAGAACATCATCGCCTGGGCCGGCACCGGCAGTGCCCTGGAGAACGTCCTGATCGCCAACGGGCCCATCGCCACCGTCAATTCGGGCGTCGACCTGTACGCCGGGCCGGGCGCGGTCGCGGTGCTGCGCAACGTGGTCGGCCAGTACACCACCAAGCCCACCGGCAGCCACATCTACTACGAATCCAGCAGCACCGGGGACTTCCGGATCGACGGCTGCTACGGCACCACAGGCGGCCAGGCCGGCGGGGCGGTCCCAACCCGCAACGAGCCCAACCCGCCGCTGCGCCTGATCGCCGGGCCGGTCAGTGACTCTTCGTTCACCCGCACCCCGCCGGACGGCACGATGGCGGTCGACACCGCCGCGAAGCGGCTCTACGTCCGCGTCGGCGGGGCGTGGAGGTGGACGGCGCTCAACGCATAG